A genomic segment from Bryobacteraceae bacterium encodes:
- the rplM gene encoding 50S ribosomal protein L13 yields the protein MKTLVPSAGAIVRKWHVIDANGAVLGRVASQAARILMGKHKPTFTPFLDTGDHVIVINADKVKLTGNKERDKIYRRHSGYPGGLKETPAFKMRADRPIRIVELAVSGMLPKTKLGKQMYRKLKVYAGPKHPHSAQQPVALEHQA from the coding sequence ATGAAAACCCTAGTTCCTTCGGCCGGCGCGATCGTCCGTAAGTGGCACGTAATCGACGCCAATGGCGCGGTCCTGGGCCGCGTCGCCTCGCAGGCCGCCCGTATCCTCATGGGCAAACACAAGCCCACGTTCACCCCCTTCCTCGACACCGGCGATCACGTCATCGTCATCAACGCTGATAAGGTCAAGCTCACCGGCAACAAGGAACGCGACAAGATCTATCGCCGCCATAGCGGCTACCCTGGCGGTTTGAAGGAAACCCCGGCGTTCAAGATGCGCGCCGACAGGCCCATCCGCATCGTCGAACTCGCCGTCTCGGGCATGCTGCCGAAAACCAAACTCGGCAAGCAGATGTACAGGAAATTGAAAGTTTACGCGGGTCCGAAACACCCGCACTCGGCGCAGCAGCCGGTTGCGCTCGAGCATCAGGCTTGA
- the rpsI gene encoding 30S ribosomal protein S9, with amino-acid sequence MGTGRRKTAVARVFLRPGQGAITINRRALEHYFPSEAARSLVRQPLLATETADKFDVLVTANGGGITGQAGAVRLGIARALVDFNAELRPRLKELGFLTRDPRQHERKKYGQKGARKRFQFSKR; translated from the coding sequence TTGGGTACGGGCCGTCGCAAGACTGCGGTGGCTCGCGTGTTTTTGCGCCCCGGCCAGGGAGCCATCACCATCAATCGACGCGCGCTCGAACACTACTTCCCCTCGGAAGCCGCGCGGTCCCTGGTCCGCCAGCCGTTACTTGCCACCGAAACCGCCGACAAGTTCGATGTGCTCGTCACCGCCAACGGTGGCGGCATTACCGGCCAAGCCGGCGCCGTGCGCCTGGGCATCGCCCGCGCGCTGGTCGACTTTAACGCCGAACTCCGCCCGCGCCTCAAGGAACTCGGGTTCCTCACCCGCGACCCGCGTCAGCACGAGCGTAAGAAGTACGGCCAGAAGGGCGCCCGCAAGCGCTTCCAGTTCTCCAAGCGCTAA
- the rpsB gene encoding 30S ribosomal protein S2 has translation MPSISMKELLEAGVHFGHQTKRWNPKMKEYIFGERNGIYIIDLQKTLKLFKDAMRFVAEQASQGRTVLFVGTKRQAQEAVAEEANRCQQYYVNQRWLGGLLTNFATVQRSIKRLKDLDSMATESNWEGRSKKEVGRLERERKHLQANLAGIKDMPGLPDILFVIDSNKESIAVSEARKLGIPVVAIVDTNCDPEFVDYVIPGNDDALRAIRLFTNKIAEACVEGRALATEHDFAAVVTEETGIEESSEYSQYFEPQYAEKLMSESLIEEDLSNLNIPKKAQLEALED, from the coding sequence TTGCCGTCGATTTCGATGAAAGAATTGCTCGAAGCGGGCGTTCACTTCGGGCACCAGACCAAGCGCTGGAATCCAAAGATGAAAGAGTACATCTTTGGCGAACGCAACGGGATCTACATTATCGATCTCCAGAAAACCCTCAAGCTCTTCAAGGACGCCATGCGCTTCGTCGCTGAACAAGCATCGCAGGGAAGAACGGTCCTGTTCGTCGGCACCAAGCGCCAGGCGCAGGAAGCCGTCGCGGAAGAAGCCAACCGGTGCCAGCAATACTACGTGAACCAGCGCTGGCTCGGCGGGCTGCTCACCAACTTCGCCACTGTACAGCGCTCCATTAAGCGGCTCAAGGATCTCGACTCCATGGCCACCGAGAGCAACTGGGAAGGGCGCAGCAAGAAGGAAGTCGGCCGCCTCGAGCGCGAGCGCAAGCACCTCCAGGCCAATCTCGCCGGCATCAAAGACATGCCCGGCCTGCCGGACATCCTCTTCGTTATCGATTCGAACAAGGAATCCATCGCCGTCTCGGAAGCGCGGAAACTCGGCATTCCCGTGGTCGCTATCGTCGATACCAACTGCGATCCCGAATTCGTTGACTACGTCATCCCCGGCAACGACGACGCCCTGCGCGCCATCCGCTTGTTCACCAACAAGATCGCCGAGGCCTGCGTCGAAGGCCGCGCGCTCGCCACCGAGCACGACTTCGCCGCCGTGGTCACCGAAGAAACCGGCATTGAGGAATCCTCCGAATACAGCCAGTACTTCGAACCGCAGTACGCCGAAAAGCTGATGAGCGAGAGCCTCATCGAAGAGGATCTCTCGAACCTCAACATCCCCAAGAAGGCCCAGCTCGAAGCGCTCGAGGACTAG
- the tsf gene encoding translation elongation factor Ts yields the protein MAEISAAQVKQLRDKTGAGMLDCKKALEEAGGDLGEAEVVLRKKGISAAAKRQSRAARQGAIGAYIHPGSQLGVMIEVNCETDFVARTDRFQDLVKDLAMQVAAADPKYLRREEVPAEVLQKEKEIASERARNEGKPEKVIEKIVEGRLTKFYEEVCLVDQPFIKDNSVTIDQLIKSLITTLQENIQIARFVRFKVGETAVEAEGPAAE from the coding sequence ATGGCAGAGATCAGTGCAGCACAAGTGAAGCAGCTTCGCGACAAGACCGGAGCGGGTATGTTGGATTGCAAGAAGGCCCTCGAGGAAGCCGGCGGAGATCTCGGCGAAGCCGAAGTCGTCCTTCGCAAGAAGGGCATCAGCGCCGCCGCCAAGCGCCAATCGCGCGCTGCGCGTCAGGGCGCCATCGGCGCCTACATCCATCCCGGTTCTCAGTTGGGCGTCATGATCGAGGTCAATTGCGAAACTGACTTTGTCGCCCGCACCGATCGTTTCCAGGATCTCGTCAAGGACCTCGCCATGCAGGTGGCCGCCGCCGATCCGAAGTATCTCCGGCGCGAGGAAGTGCCCGCCGAAGTACTCCAGAAGGAAAAGGAAATCGCCTCCGAGCGCGCCCGCAACGAAGGGAAGCCGGAGAAGGTGATCGAGAAAATCGTCGAGGGCCGCCTCACCAAGTTCTACGAAGAGGTCTGTCTCGTTGACCAGCCCTTCATCAAGGACAACTCCGTCACCATCGATCAGTTGATCAAATCCCTGATCACCACGCTGCAGGAGAACATCCAGATCGCCCGCTTCGTTCGCTTCAAGGTGGGCGAGACGGCCGTGGAGGCCGAAGGGCCCGCGGCCGAGTAA
- the pyrH gene encoding UMP kinase — MPAYHRILLKLSGEVLAGENKLGLDAERVRSLAAEVAEVVRAGVQLGLVVGGGNFFRGVAAAAKNMDRVAADHMGMLATVINALALQDALEKQNVPTRVMTAIQMHQVAEPYIRRRAIRHLEKGRIVIFAAGTSNPYFSTDTAATLRGLEIRAEVVAKATRVDGVYDKDPLTNPDAVRYDEVSYDEVLAKSLKVMDASAVAMCRDNRLPILVFNLNTHGNIMRMALGEKIGTVIHQETPR; from the coding sequence ATGCCCGCCTATCACCGCATCCTCCTCAAGCTCTCTGGCGAAGTGCTCGCTGGGGAGAACAAGCTCGGTCTCGACGCCGAACGCGTCCGCTCTCTCGCGGCGGAAGTCGCCGAAGTCGTGCGCGCCGGCGTCCAGCTCGGCCTGGTGGTCGGCGGCGGAAACTTCTTTCGCGGCGTCGCCGCCGCGGCGAAGAACATGGATCGTGTCGCGGCCGACCACATGGGCATGCTCGCCACCGTAATCAATGCGCTCGCCCTCCAGGACGCGCTCGAGAAGCAGAATGTTCCCACCCGCGTTATGACCGCCATCCAGATGCACCAGGTGGCGGAGCCCTACATTCGCCGCCGCGCCATTCGCCATCTCGAAAAAGGCCGTATCGTCATCTTCGCCGCCGGCACTTCGAACCCCTATTTCTCCACCGACACGGCCGCGACGCTCCGCGGCCTGGAGATCCGAGCCGAAGTGGTGGCCAAGGCCACCCGCGTCGACGGTGTCTACGACAAAGATCCGCTCACCAATCCCGACGCGGTTCGATACGACGAAGTCAGCTACGACGAGGTCCTTGCCAAGTCGCTCAAGGTGATGGACGCGTCCGCCGTCGCCATGTGCCGCGACAACCGTCTGCCGATTCTTGTTTTCAATCTCAACACGCACGGGAATATAATGCGTATGGCGTTGGGCGAGAAAATCGGGACAGTGATTCACCAGGAGACTCCGCGATGA
- the frr gene encoding ribosome recycling factor, whose protein sequence is MEKVLTDMQHAIASIRTGRANMSLLDGIRVDYYGTPTPINQVGTLHVPEPSMITVQPWDNSLIGAIEKAIRGSDLGLNPQNDGKIIRIPIPPLTEERRKDLVKHLHHVAEEHRVALRNIRRDANDAVKKALKDKEISEDEDRRAHDEIQKLTDAQIARLDQAAKAKEKEILEFK, encoded by the coding sequence ATGGAAAAGGTCCTCACGGACATGCAGCACGCCATCGCGTCCATCCGCACCGGACGCGCCAACATGAGCCTGCTCGATGGCATTCGCGTCGACTATTACGGGACACCCACGCCCATCAATCAGGTGGGCACCCTGCACGTCCCCGAGCCGAGCATGATCACCGTTCAGCCCTGGGATAATTCGCTCATCGGCGCCATCGAGAAAGCGATCCGCGGCTCCGACCTCGGCTTGAATCCGCAGAACGACGGCAAGATCATCCGTATTCCGATCCCGCCTCTCACCGAAGAGCGCCGCAAGGATCTCGTCAAGCACCTCCACCACGTCGCCGAAGAGCACCGCGTGGCGCTCCGCAATATCCGCCGCGACGCCAACGACGCCGTGAAGAAAGCGCTCAAGGACAAAGAGATCAGCGAAGATGAAGATCGCCGCGCGCACGACGAGATTCAGAAACTCACCGACGCGCAGATTGCCCGGCTCGACCAGGCCGCCAAGGCCAAAGAGAAGGAAATCCTCGAGTTCAAGTAG
- a CDS encoding energy transducer TonB has product MFETATLPRGGRTVRALTITLSTALQVTAAAAALLYPLLHIEPLPKPELKRAVRGHFVELEPLRPRRSVTARSAMPAPARPFQNPYLAPRIVPTGPPALFDEAPPIASAGIYDPGMPVGAGIPCAGGCEPVVAAPPPPVEQPRREPPPPKKPTPLQTPVMVGGGVKPPEIVHSVQPIYPPLARQARIQGVVRVQAIITRDGTVRSLRLLNGHPLLAPAAMDAVRQWRYRATLLNGTPVEVILQVDVNFTLAH; this is encoded by the coding sequence ATGTTCGAAACCGCGACCCTGCCTCGGGGCGGCCGCACCGTGCGCGCCCTCACCATCACGCTGTCGACGGCGCTGCAAGTCACCGCGGCCGCCGCCGCCCTGCTCTATCCGCTGCTTCACATCGAGCCGCTTCCCAAGCCCGAACTCAAGCGGGCCGTCCGCGGGCACTTCGTTGAGCTTGAACCGCTCCGCCCGCGGCGGTCCGTCACGGCAAGGTCGGCCATGCCGGCGCCCGCCCGCCCCTTCCAGAATCCCTACCTCGCTCCGCGCATCGTTCCCACAGGCCCCCCGGCCCTGTTCGACGAAGCCCCACCCATCGCGAGTGCTGGCATCTACGATCCCGGGATGCCCGTTGGCGCCGGCATCCCGTGCGCCGGTGGGTGCGAACCGGTTGTCGCCGCGCCGCCGCCGCCCGTCGAGCAGCCGAGGCGCGAGCCGCCGCCTCCGAAGAAGCCCACGCCGCTGCAGACTCCGGTGATGGTCGGCGGCGGCGTGAAGCCGCCCGAAATCGTTCACTCGGTGCAGCCCATCTACCCGCCGCTTGCCCGCCAGGCGCGAATCCAAGGCGTCGTTCGCGTCCAGGCGATCATCACCCGCGACGGCACGGTTCGCTCGCTCCGCCTGCTCAACGGACATCCCCTGCTCGCGCCCGCCGCGATGGATGCCGTTCGCCAGTGGCGCTACCGCGCGACGCTGCTCAACGGTACGCCCGTCGAGGTCATCCTCCAGGTGGACGTCAACTTCACCCTTGCGCACTGA
- a CDS encoding metallophosphoesterase family protein, with protein MRKLNRRELTRATFAAFAAPSAMQAQASSITHGPILGHVTETEINIWGRTAKPGEFRVRYGTSAADLDQMSPAVRTALDHDNAAWIKITGLKPGAKYYFRLVAGPSNDGSPDHAGSFQTIPAAAGYRGPLNPKGLFNFRFQFGSCANQKPGNGMGPTLPAYKTMRRQHAGKVLFAVMNGDWLYEDKRDFSVEAWRQQTGCAPESTPEILRIAPSMTGVWENYKFFLERGVNMAAWHKEVPGYFTPDDHEILNDVYGTATAGNQNRRAVFRDISLRAWFDYIAGSNPLATSTQAHFGKARFASGSDVLTDPSTDFTKLKLSELSNLHVHYGGQLAGVDAARLDDTGGDPNMGVYDVVEVLDAHRLKIAPAARANSESAYSIGRHSYGKFRAGNAEVYLLDTRSLRHVFDTKDPLSHGLSMIGRAQREWLIRSMKESDADFFFLASTVNLMIPHVGSPGSSGPIEGKDDAWTAFVEEREMLIKFWESLDKPVIVMTGDLHNSFAVKVTDKVWEFCSGPHNSANHPARSEGGRPPNGSFDSRGRMCDIRWSTYFRNDVPAKLRRKPVYAVAQINNVFENPGEKGDQRWVAFDKPHIVIQYYDGVTGDLLYAEPIHA; from the coding sequence ATGAGGAAACTCAACCGGCGGGAGCTCACCCGCGCCACGTTCGCCGCCTTCGCCGCCCCTTCGGCCATGCAGGCGCAGGCTTCGTCGATCACCCATGGCCCCATCCTCGGCCACGTCACCGAAACCGAAATCAATATTTGGGGACGCACTGCCAAGCCCGGCGAGTTTCGCGTCCGCTACGGAACCTCCGCCGCGGACCTTGACCAGATGTCGCCGGCGGTCCGCACCGCGCTCGACCACGACAACGCCGCCTGGATCAAGATCACCGGACTCAAGCCTGGCGCCAAATACTATTTCCGCCTCGTCGCCGGCCCGTCGAACGACGGCTCGCCCGATCATGCCGGCAGTTTCCAGACCATCCCCGCCGCCGCCGGCTATCGTGGTCCACTGAATCCGAAGGGCCTGTTCAATTTCCGCTTCCAGTTCGGCTCATGCGCCAATCAGAAGCCCGGCAACGGCATGGGGCCCACGCTGCCCGCATACAAGACGATGCGCCGCCAGCATGCCGGCAAGGTCCTGTTCGCCGTGATGAACGGCGATTGGCTGTACGAAGACAAGCGCGACTTTTCCGTCGAAGCCTGGCGCCAGCAAACCGGCTGCGCGCCGGAAAGCACTCCCGAAATTCTCCGCATTGCGCCGTCCATGACCGGCGTCTGGGAGAACTACAAGTTTTTCCTCGAACGCGGCGTCAACATGGCTGCCTGGCACAAAGAGGTGCCCGGTTACTTCACGCCCGACGATCACGAGATCCTCAACGATGTCTACGGCACCGCCACAGCGGGCAACCAGAACCGCCGCGCCGTGTTCCGCGATATCTCGCTCCGCGCCTGGTTCGATTACATCGCCGGCAGCAATCCGCTCGCTACCTCCACGCAGGCCCACTTCGGCAAGGCGCGGTTCGCCTCCGGCAGCGATGTCCTCACCGATCCCTCCACGGACTTCACGAAGCTCAAGCTCTCTGAGCTATCGAACCTCCACGTCCACTACGGCGGACAACTCGCCGGTGTCGACGCCGCCAGGCTCGACGATACCGGTGGCGACCCTAATATGGGCGTCTACGACGTCGTCGAGGTGCTCGATGCGCACCGCCTCAAGATCGCACCCGCCGCGCGCGCCAATTCGGAAAGCGCCTACTCCATCGGCCGCCACTCCTACGGAAAGTTCCGCGCTGGCAACGCCGAGGTCTACCTGCTCGACACGCGCAGCCTCCGCCACGTCTTCGATACGAAGGATCCCCTCAGCCACGGCCTGTCGATGATCGGCCGCGCCCAGCGCGAATGGCTCATTCGGAGCATGAAGGAAAGCGACGCCGACTTCTTCTTCCTCGCCTCCACCGTCAACCTAATGATCCCGCACGTCGGCAGCCCTGGCTCCTCCGGACCCATCGAAGGCAAGGACGATGCCTGGACCGCCTTCGTCGAAGAGCGCGAAATGCTCATCAAGTTCTGGGAGTCGCTCGACAAACCGGTAATCGTTATGACAGGCGATCTGCACAACAGCTTCGCCGTCAAAGTCACCGACAAAGTCTGGGAGTTCTGTTCCGGACCCCACAACTCCGCCAACCACCCCGCGCGCAGCGAAGGCGGACGTCCGCCCAACGGCTCCTTTGACTCGCGTGGCCGCATGTGCGACATCCGCTGGTCCACCTACTTCCGCAACGACGTCCCCGCCAAGCTGCGCCGCAAGCCCGTCTATGCCGTGGCGCAGATCAACAACGTGTTTGAGAATCCCGGCGAAAAAGGCGATCAGCGATGGGTGGCGTTCGATAAGCCGCACATCGTCATTCAGTATTACGACGGAGTCACCGGAGACCTGCTCTACGCCGAGCCCATCCACGCCTGA
- a CDS encoding TonB-dependent receptor, whose protein sequence is MKNLFLFVLPMAALAQDFRSTVQGTITDPTGAAVVGAAVVLKNAGTGAVRNATAGDDGFYAFQFLAPGDYELTVSGPGFRTVERKGLTLALTQTLREDVTLQLGDTTETVTVAADVAMVEPDSTALGTAIRQEIRDNLPLKGRSSLFMFTLTPGVVNNRYGEDTRPNDTITNVLFSANGGPVAATDVFVDGASTTTNVNRGVNISQWVPAVDSIAEYKLEVGTVPAEFGRSGGSATNMVVKSGTNRFHGTAYNFLRNSALDANLYFARGRGTPLAAFSANTFGVAAGGPVWAPGYDGRDRTFWFASFEGAREGNGLNRTASVPTARMRAGDFSEVSAAIYDPYSVATQNGAPTRTPFAGNIIPATRQDPVARAMMPFFPEPNQPASSATQPWVQNFGFSAKWPRNYNMFVTKIDHRFSEKLNTFLRLNIGTALLIFPHEFDGIASPGRNIVNRPHFGVSWGNTLLINSRTTFDVRLGFSRAKEDNLPYSNGFDLTSLGFPASYVQLTQMQAFPTIRVTGFQGLAGSPLIFDPGQTWSLQTNASQQRGRHVMKAGIDFRLLYGNFFRNVNPSGSFSYGNAWSNGPRADTPAGNTGFPMASFMLGLGSGSLDNNTGVSILNKYYGFFFQDDWRVTNRLTLNVGLRYEYETPRTERYDRTTRGFDRTATSPIRVPGFDLHGGLVYAAQGGLPRGIFAPDRNNFAPRVGFAYSLNPQTILRGGYALHYVPVVGSVDSVGYSTTTTVVTSEDGITPKDRLSNPFPSGLLQANGNAGGLATLVGQNISFVEPEGITPKIHTWNFNIQRELFSRSLLQIGYIGSRGINLTSEVAIGNNIAENLNQVPSENLRLGRALLEVVPNPFFGVITAGPLAGRNVQRQQLLRPYPQFQNVTRNLPRYGNSVYHSLQTKFEQRMWKGVTSLISYTYSKNIGDLGPYQDHGNRRIERAPMAFDVPHRLTTTVSWDVPVGRGRGLLGNASKAVDLAVGQWNIAMFNTFQSGFPLSFGVTQNTLFLAGAGGQRPNVIGDPSAGISGSVTDRINNFFNTAAFAQPADFTFGNLGPRVGWLRNPGMNNFNLTLTKQFVLTERFKLNLRASSFNLMNHPVFGSPNTTLGAAGSFGRIFSQANLNRQTEIVLRLFF, encoded by the coding sequence ATGAAGAATTTGTTTCTGTTCGTTCTGCCGATGGCGGCGCTGGCGCAAGATTTCCGTTCCACGGTGCAGGGAACGATTACGGACCCGACGGGAGCTGCCGTGGTTGGCGCTGCCGTGGTTCTGAAGAACGCGGGAACCGGCGCGGTGCGCAACGCTACCGCCGGCGACGACGGGTTCTACGCATTCCAGTTCCTGGCGCCGGGCGACTATGAGTTGACGGTTTCCGGACCTGGGTTCCGCACTGTGGAGCGCAAGGGATTGACGCTCGCGCTGACGCAGACGCTTCGCGAAGACGTGACGCTGCAGCTCGGCGACACCACGGAGACGGTGACGGTGGCGGCGGACGTCGCGATGGTGGAACCCGACTCGACAGCGCTGGGCACGGCGATCCGGCAGGAGATTCGCGACAACCTTCCGCTGAAGGGGCGGAGTTCGCTGTTCATGTTTACGTTGACGCCAGGCGTGGTGAACAACCGGTACGGCGAAGACACGCGGCCAAACGATACGATCACCAACGTGCTGTTCTCGGCGAACGGGGGTCCGGTGGCGGCGACGGATGTGTTTGTGGATGGGGCATCGACGACGACGAACGTGAATCGCGGAGTGAATATTTCGCAGTGGGTGCCGGCTGTGGATTCGATCGCGGAGTACAAGCTGGAGGTAGGGACAGTGCCGGCGGAGTTCGGGCGGTCCGGCGGAAGCGCGACGAATATGGTGGTGAAGTCCGGGACGAACCGGTTTCACGGGACGGCGTACAACTTCCTGCGCAACTCGGCTTTGGATGCGAATCTGTATTTCGCGCGCGGACGCGGGACACCGTTGGCGGCGTTTTCGGCGAACACGTTCGGGGTGGCGGCGGGCGGCCCGGTATGGGCGCCTGGATACGACGGGCGGGACCGAACGTTCTGGTTCGCAAGCTTCGAGGGAGCACGCGAGGGCAACGGGTTGAACCGGACGGCGTCCGTACCGACGGCGAGAATGCGGGCGGGCGATTTCTCCGAGGTGAGCGCGGCGATCTACGATCCCTACTCGGTGGCGACGCAGAACGGGGCGCCGACGCGAACGCCGTTCGCGGGCAATATCATTCCAGCGACGCGGCAGGATCCGGTGGCGCGGGCGATGATGCCATTCTTTCCGGAACCGAATCAGCCGGCATCGTCGGCGACGCAGCCGTGGGTGCAGAATTTCGGCTTCTCGGCGAAGTGGCCCCGGAATTACAACATGTTCGTCACGAAGATCGACCACCGGTTTTCGGAGAAGCTGAATACGTTTCTGCGGCTGAACATCGGTACAGCGCTGCTGATTTTTCCGCACGAGTTCGACGGGATCGCGTCGCCGGGACGGAACATCGTGAATCGTCCTCATTTCGGCGTGAGCTGGGGCAATACGCTGCTGATCAACAGCCGGACGACGTTCGACGTGCGGCTCGGGTTTTCGCGTGCGAAGGAAGACAATCTACCCTACTCGAACGGATTCGACCTGACCTCGCTGGGCTTTCCGGCGTCGTATGTGCAGTTGACGCAGATGCAGGCGTTTCCGACGATTCGCGTGACGGGGTTCCAGGGGCTTGCGGGATCGCCGTTGATTTTCGATCCGGGACAGACGTGGAGCCTGCAAACGAACGCTTCGCAGCAGCGGGGGCGACATGTGATGAAGGCGGGGATCGATTTCCGGCTGTTGTACGGGAACTTTTTCCGGAACGTGAATCCGAGCGGGTCGTTCTCGTACGGGAACGCTTGGTCGAACGGTCCGCGGGCAGATACGCCGGCCGGAAACACGGGGTTCCCGATGGCTTCGTTCATGCTGGGGTTAGGCAGCGGGTCTCTCGACAACAATACGGGCGTTTCGATTCTGAATAAATACTACGGTTTCTTTTTTCAAGACGACTGGCGGGTTACGAACCGGCTGACGTTGAACGTGGGGCTGCGGTATGAATACGAGACGCCGCGGACGGAGCGGTACGACCGGACGACGCGAGGGTTCGACCGGACGGCCACGAGTCCGATACGAGTGCCGGGGTTCGATCTTCACGGCGGGCTGGTCTACGCGGCGCAGGGCGGGCTTCCTCGGGGCATCTTCGCTCCGGACCGGAATAACTTCGCGCCGCGCGTCGGGTTTGCGTATTCGCTGAACCCGCAGACGATTCTGCGCGGGGGATACGCGCTGCACTATGTACCAGTCGTCGGGTCTGTGGACTCGGTTGGGTATTCGACAACGACAACCGTGGTGACATCCGAGGACGGCATCACGCCGAAGGACCGGTTGAGCAATCCGTTCCCGTCCGGGCTGCTGCAGGCGAACGGCAACGCCGGAGGCCTGGCGACGCTGGTGGGGCAGAACATTTCGTTTGTCGAACCGGAGGGGATCACGCCGAAGATACACACGTGGAACTTCAACATCCAGCGGGAACTGTTCTCGCGGAGCCTACTTCAGATCGGATACATCGGCAGCCGGGGGATCAATCTGACGAGCGAGGTGGCGATCGGGAACAACATCGCCGAGAATCTGAACCAGGTTCCATCGGAGAATCTGCGGCTGGGGCGGGCGCTGCTCGAGGTAGTGCCGAATCCGTTCTTCGGCGTGATCACAGCGGGCCCGCTGGCGGGACGCAACGTGCAGCGGCAACAGCTTCTGCGGCCGTATCCGCAGTTTCAGAACGTCACGCGGAACCTGCCGAGGTACGGGAATTCGGTGTATCACTCGCTACAGACGAAGTTCGAGCAGCGGATGTGGAAGGGCGTGACTTCGCTGATCTCCTACACGTATTCGAAAAATATTGGGGATCTGGGTCCCTACCAGGACCACGGGAACCGGCGGATTGAACGGGCGCCGATGGCGTTCGATGTGCCGCACCGGCTGACGACGACGGTATCGTGGGACGTGCCGGTGGGACGAGGCCGGGGGCTGCTCGGCAACGCGAGCAAGGCGGTGGACCTGGCGGTGGGGCAGTGGAACATCGCGATGTTCAATACGTTTCAATCCGGGTTCCCGCTGAGCTTCGGCGTGACGCAGAACACGCTGTTCCTGGCCGGCGCCGGCGGGCAGCGGCCGAACGTCATAGGCGATCCCTCGGCGGGAATCAGCGGGTCTGTCACGGACCGCATCAACAACTTTTTCAACACGGCGGCTTTTGCGCAGCCCGCCGATTTCACGTTCGGCAACCTGGGCCCGCGGGTGGGGTGGCTGCGGAACCCGGGTATGAACAACTTCAACCTGACGCTCACGAAGCAATTCGTATTGACGGAGCGGTTCAAGCTGAACCTGAGGGCGTCGTCGTTCAACCTGATGAATCATCCGGTGTTTGGGAGCCCGAACACGACGCTCGGCGCGGCAGGGTCGTTCGGGCGGATCTTCAGCCAAGCGAATCTGAACCGGCAGACCGAGATCGTGCTGCGGCTGTTTTTCTGA
- a CDS encoding molybdopterin-dependent oxidoreductase encodes MTRRRLFGTLGAGAGSLAGATVLADRYGLVPPDANGIWAPGHTLTFAAHRVFGANALAHEYRSDQITRPPHANGKPPSDEAFLRHKANGFADWRLEIGGLVERPRSFSVAEIKAMPSRSQVTSLACEEGWNYIAEWTGAPLAHVLDLVGMKSHARFVFYHSIQKNWWDSVDMVDALHPQTLVAYGFNGGDLPVEHGGPLRVRVPRQLGYKSVKFVTRLTVTDSLRDFGKGMGSQAAEHGYAWYSGI; translated from the coding sequence ATGACACGCCGCAGACTGTTCGGGACTCTTGGCGCCGGGGCGGGTTCGCTGGCCGGCGCCACTGTGCTGGCGGATCGTTATGGGCTCGTGCCACCCGACGCGAATGGGATCTGGGCGCCGGGCCATACGTTGACTTTCGCGGCGCACCGCGTCTTCGGCGCGAATGCGCTTGCCCACGAGTACCGGTCCGATCAGATCACGCGTCCGCCGCACGCCAACGGGAAGCCGCCTTCGGACGAAGCGTTCCTCCGGCACAAGGCCAACGGGTTTGCCGACTGGCGTCTCGAGATCGGCGGCCTGGTGGAGCGACCGCGCTCGTTCTCCGTGGCGGAGATCAAAGCGATGCCCTCGCGCAGCCAGGTTACGTCGCTTGCGTGCGAGGAGGGTTGGAACTACATCGCCGAATGGACTGGGGCGCCTTTGGCCCACGTGCTGGACTTGGTTGGGATGAAGTCGCACGCGAGATTCGTTTTTTACCATTCGATCCAGAAGAACTGGTGGGACAGCGTGGATATGGTGGACGCGTTGCATCCGCAGACTCTTGTCGCGTACGGTTTCAACGGGGGTGACCTGCCGGTGGAGCATGGCGGTCCGCTTCGAGTGCGGGTTCCGCGTCAACTCGGCTACAAGAGCGTGAAGTTCGTGACGCGGCTTACGGTGACCGACAGCCTTCGGGATTTTGGCAAGGGCATGGGATCGCAGGCGGCGGAACACGGGTATGCCTGGTACAGCGGCATTTGA